One window of the Myxococcales bacterium genome contains the following:
- a CDS encoding histone H1, which yields MEADFIKFYNDGNKAAGTRVRGAMQDLKNFAQQVRTECRRSERRQGLSLALPARCSQPVTAPRSR from the coding sequence ATGGAGGCGGACTTCATCAAGTTCTACAACGACGGCAACAAGGCCGCCGGCACCCGCGTCCGCGGCGCCATGCAGGACCTGAAGAACTTCGCCCAGCAGGTCCGCACCGAGTGCAGGCGCTCAGAACGACGGCAAGGCCTGAGCCTCGCCCTGCCCGCGCGCTGCTCCCAGCCTGTGACCGCCCCGCGGTCGCGGTAG
- a CDS encoding trypsin-like serine protease, with protein MQLVGFGATSRTNPSTAGVLRLVDRTSVSCSFVGLSDASLICWSQTNGRGKCEGDSGGPSFAMIEPELAQVGIASFADQQCAQLGADTRIAAETAFLYEHVPELQCAADGTCGAACGQGALPADPDCGCDAAHPAPTATSASRGVIVAPFAPGGVGSECADGTDCQSGVCAASGDQSLCVLAVHRRRRRRVPSGFDAAARRRGGGGVCWPSDDSGGCCSTGGGGGAATSLVGLASWRSVCRRRR; from the coding sequence CTGCAGCTCGTCGGCTTCGGCGCCACCAGCCGCACCAACCCGTCAACCGCCGGCGTCCTGCGCCTGGTCGATCGAACCTCGGTCTCGTGCTCGTTCGTCGGGCTGTCCGACGCGTCGCTGATCTGCTGGTCGCAGACCAACGGCCGCGGCAAGTGCGAGGGCGACTCGGGCGGCCCGTCGTTCGCGATGATCGAGCCTGAGCTGGCCCAGGTCGGCATCGCGTCGTTCGCCGATCAGCAGTGCGCGCAGCTCGGCGCCGACACCCGCATCGCCGCCGAGACCGCGTTCCTGTACGAGCACGTGCCCGAGCTGCAGTGCGCCGCCGACGGCACCTGCGGCGCCGCGTGCGGCCAGGGCGCGCTGCCGGCCGATCCCGACTGCGGCTGCGACGCCGCTCACCCTGCCCCGACGGCCACGAGTGCTTCCAGAGGCGTCATCGTCGCGCCGTTCGCGCCCGGCGGCGTCGGCAGCGAGTGCGCCGACGGCACCGACTGCCAGTCGGGCGTGTGCGCGGCGTCGGGCGATCAGTCGCTGTGCGTGCTCGCGGTGCACCGCCGGCGCCGACGACGCGTGCCCTCGGGCTTCGACGCTGCCGCGAGACGCCGCGGCGGCGGCGGGGTGTGCTGGCCGTCCGACGACAGCGGCGGCTGCTGCAGCACCGGCGGCGGCGGCGGCGCGGCGACGTCGCTGGTCGGGCTCGCCTCGTGGCGTTCGGTCTGCCGCCGCCGGCGGTGA